In a single window of the Tigriopus californicus strain San Diego chromosome 2, Tcal_SD_v2.1, whole genome shotgun sequence genome:
- the LOC131893180 gene encoding DDB1- and CUL4-associated factor 7 yields the protein MNPASLNNGGLMGGPGGSGGGSANHPTLPMAVSSGSNPGGPPQPPPPVGTGGGIIGGGSSAASTGGGAKRKEIYKYVAPWTVYSMNWSIRPDKRFRLAIGSFVEEYNNKVQIVSLDEDTSEFSAKSTFDHPYPTTKIMWIPDTKGIYPDLLATSGDYLRVWRAGEPDTRLECLLNNNKNSDFCAPLTSFDWNEVDPNLLGTSSIDTTCTIWGLETGQVMGRVNMVSGHVKTQLIAHDKEVYDIAFSKAGGGRDMFASVGADGSVRMFDLRHLEHSTIIYEDPAHTPLLRLAWNKQDPNYLATVAMDASDVIILDVRVPCTPVARLNNHRACVNGIAWAPHSSCHICTAGDDHQALIWDIQQMPRPIDDPILAYTAAEGEINQIQWGATQPDWIAICYNKNLEILRV from the exons ATGAATCCGGCCTCCCTCAACAACGGCGGTCTCATGGGTGGACCCGGCGGCAGTGGCGGGGGTAGTGCTAACCATCCCACCCTGCCCATGGCCGTGTCTTCGGGTTCTAACCCGGGCGGACCGCCCCAACCGCCCCCACCCGTGGGCACCGGCGGCGGCATCATCGGTGGAGGCTCGAGCGCCGCCTCGACCGGGGGCGGGGCCAAACGGAAGGAGATCTACAAGTACGTGGCCCCGTGGACGGTGTACTCCATGAACTGGAGCATCCGTCCGGACAAGCGGTTTCGATTGGCCATCGGGTCCTTCGTGGAAGAGTACAACAACAAAGTCCAGATCGTGTCCTTGGACGAGGACACCTCCGAGTTCTCGGCCAAGAGCACCTTTGACCACCCCTATCCCACCACCAAGATCATGTGGATTCCCGACACCAAAGGCATCTATCCGGACTTGTTGGCCACCTCCGGCGATTACTTGCGCGTGTGGCGGGCCGGCGAGCCGGACACGCGCCTCGAGTGTttgctcaacaacaacaagaactcGGACTTTTGCGCGCCGCTCACCTCCTTCGACTGGAACGAGGTGGATCCCAATCTGTTGGGCACGTCCTCCATCGATACCACGTGCACCATTTGGGGTCTGGAAACCGGGCAAGTCATGGGACGGGTCAACATGGTTTCCGGGCATGTCAAGACTCAGTTGATCGCCCATGACAAGGAGGTGTACGATATTGCGTTTTCCAAAGCCGGCGGTGGGCGTGACATGTTCGCCTCGGTCGGGGCCGATGGGAGTGTGCGCATGTTTGATCTCCGCCACTTGGAGCACTCGACCATCATCTACGAAGATCCAGCCCACACGCCATTGTTGCGCTTGGCCTGGAACAAGCAAGACCCGAACTATCTGGCCACGGTGGCCATGGACGCGTCGGATGTGATCATATTGGATGTGCGCGTGCCCTGCACGCCCGTGGCCCGATTGAACAATCACCGAGCATGTGTTAACGGGATTGCTTGGGCGCCGCACTCCTCTTGTCATATTTGCACGGCCG GTGATGATCATCAAGCACTCATTTGGGATATCCAGCAAATGCCACGTCCCATCGATGATCCCATCCTGGCGTATACGGCCGCTGAGGGTGAAATTAACCAGATCCAATGGGGAGCCACTCAACCCGATTGGATCGCAATTTGTTACAACAAGAATCTGGAAATATTGCGCGTGTAA
- the LOC131893175 gene encoding integrin beta-PS-like: MTSWLVLISVLSLAVIGVVAGVPAECQRFTSCGECMSNFDCAWCLDNTTSASITSQRCISMQEREETCQNFEYSQSSFEILSQLAVGSQLNDEEHTLISPQKATVYLRPGDKLPQTIPIKAAQLKEYPIDVYVLMDLSLSMNESRKTFALEAVNVIKEFQKITSNLLLGFGSFVDKDLSPFSSTQDTMVCPDQQDKCMRPYGFHNQISLKNLTADEFKNKLLNANLAGNIDEPEGSLDALMQVLTCTQEIKWRYRSRKMVVLVTDRDFHFAADGRLLGILERNDGQCHLDEQGFYSESKNQDYPSLSQVGEKVYDGEFNLIAAVIPKYTHIWQALEQVVPNMYVVALEKDAANIVDIVATYTERVSRKIQLLVSDDFHDLGLSIEIYSECLGSELRPVRECDDIPLDTVVDFEVRFRASKCLPEPKTITLSMSGFLQTLEIKVQTQCSCPCQNESPPEANEQCNNHGKFECGGCQCESEYIGNTCQCKKDVDNDDESRKECVDPLGPKDLICNGRGTCKCGVCVDCYQSYDSFCQCRDDDCQKTESGLCDGHGQCQCGTCSCNAGWSGDDCSCSQSTYGCVSPYNQEICSGQGRCRCNRCDCIQQDTGAYTGSFCQLAPDETFPCEVLTNCVECLAFQTGDRAANDCDSCGHISLQNQTETYTEQTVCTGLDWENCEFKFSYENGGEMSPVAAFLLLYPNGERRMCPLRVDLAIAGGVFVAGLVLLGLAFICCYKCYLVFDDRRQYAKFSKEAEQLRYAGNQNANDVYRSPITIYKNPMHGREIPSMRT, encoded by the coding sequence ACTTCCCAACGATGTATCTCGATGCAGGAGAGGGAGGAGACATGTCAAAACTTCGAGTATTCTCAAAGTTCATTCGAGATCTTGTCCCAGCTGGCGGTGGGCTCACAATTGAATGACGAGGAGCACACCCTCATCTCCCCGCAGAAAGCCACCGTCTATCTACGACCGGGCGACAAATTGCCGCAAACGATTCCGATCAAGGCGGCCCAACTGAAGGAATACCCCATCGACGTGTACGTGCTTATGGACTTGTCGTTGTCCATGAATGAATCTCGGAAGACCTTTGCTCTAGAGGCCGTAAACGTGATCAAGGAATTCCAGAAGATCACCAGCAATCTGCTCCTCGGGTTCGGCAGCTTTGTGGACAAGGATCTTTCACCTTTTAGTAGCACGCAGGACACCATGGTGTGTCCGGATCAGCAGGATAAGTGCATGAGACCTTACGGGTTCCACAATCAAATCTCCTTGAAGAATTTGACGGCCGACGAATTCAAGAACAAGCTTTTGAATGCCAACCTGGCGGGAAACATCGACGAGCCCGAGGGCAGTTTGGACGCCCTGATGCAAGTGCTGACCTGCACCCAGGAGATTAAGTGGCGCTACCGCTCCAGGAAGATGGTGGTACTCGTGACAGATCGGGATTTCCATTTCGCCGCTGATGGACGCTTGTTGGGGATCCTGGAACGCAATGACGGCCAATGCCACTTGGACGAACAAGGCTTTTACTCGGAGTCCAAAAACCAGGATTACCCCTCTCTATCGCAGGTGGGTGAAAAGGTCTATGATGGCGAGTTCAATCTCATCGCCGCCGTCATTCCCAAGTACACCCACATTTGGCAAGCTCTGGAGCAAGTTGTGCCCAACATGTATGTGGTGGCATTGGAGAAGGACGCTGCCAATATCGTTGACATTGTCGCCACTTACACTGAGCGGGTCTCGCGGAAAATCCAGCTTTTGGTTTCGGACGACTTCCACGATCTGGGCCTGTCCATCGAGATCTACTCCGAGTGTTTGGGATCCGAGCTCAGACCAGTGCGCGAATGCGATGACATTCCTTTGGACACGGTGGTGGACTTTGAAGTTCGATTCCGCGCCTCCAAATGCCTCCCTGAGCCCAAGACCATCACCCTCTCCATGTCCGGATTCTTGCAGACTTTGGAAATCAAGGTCCAAACTCAATGCAGTTGCCCGTGTCAAAACGAATCTCCTCCCGAGGCCAATGAGCAATGCAACAATCATGGCAAGTTCGAATGTGGCGGTTGTCAATGTGAGAGCGAGTACATCGGCAACACTTGCCAATGCAAAAAGGATGTCGACAATGACGATGAGTCCCGGAAAGAGTGTGTGGATCCTCTGGGGCCGAAGGATTTGATTTGCAATGGTCGCGGGACCTGCAAATGCGGCGTTTGCGTGGATTGCTACCAAAGCTACGACAGTTTCTGCCAATGTCGAGACGACGACTGCCAGAAGACGGAGAGCGGCCTCTGTGATGGACATGGCCAATGTCAATGTGGGACTTGCAGCTGCAATGCCGGTTGGAGTGGCGACGATTGCTCCTGCAGCCAAAGCACCTATGGCTGCGTGTCCCCGTACAATCAAGAGATCTGCTCGGGTCAGGGCCGATGCCGATGCAATCGATGCGATTGTATCCAACAAGACACCGGGGCGTACACCGGAAGCTTCTGCCAATTGGCGCCAGACGAGACGTTTCCATGCGAGGTGCTGACGAATTGCGTGGAATGTCTGGCATTTCAAACTGGCGATCGTGCCGCGAATGATTGCGATTCATGTGGCCACATCAGTCTCCAGAACCAAACTGAAACCTACACGGAACAAACTGTTTGCACCGGATTGGATTGGGAAAATTGCGAGTTTAAGTTTTCATACGAAAACGGCGGGGAAATGAGCCCGGTGGCCGCTTTCTTGCTCTTATATCCTAATGGGGAACGACGGATGTGTCCACTTAGAGTGGACTTGGCCATCGCCGGTGGGGTTTTCGTCGCTGGGTTGGTGCTGTTGGGGCTAGCATTCATTTGTTGCTACAAATGCTATCTTGTCTTTGACGATAGACGACAATATGCCAAATTCTCCAAAGAAGCGGAGCAACTCCGATACGCCGGGAATCAAAATGCCAACGATGTGTACCGTTCACCGATCACCATCTACAAGAATCCCATGCATGGCCGCGAAATCCCCAGTATGAGGACTTAA